In the genome of Myxococcus stipitatus, one region contains:
- a CDS encoding cation:proton antiporter, with translation MHANALTLLLVQLIVIIGVSRLIGRGTRWLGQPLVIAEVVAGIVLGPSLLGWLAPDLMNTLFPPSSMPALTMLSQVGLVLFMFLIGLELDPRLLKGRGHASVAISHTSIVVPFALGAAAAALWLYKDLSDPSVPFSSFVLFMGVSMSITAFPVLARILTERGLLQSRVGAIAITCAAVDDVTAWCLLAFVVSIVRASDLMHAGLTTLLAMGYIAFMLLAVRPFLARLGARVASREGLTQNVVAGTLLLLLASAWATELIGIHALFGAFLFGAVIPKEGGLAEALAEKLEDVAVVLLLPVFFAFSGLRTQIGLLNTPEAWLTCGVIILLACVGKFGGSAVAARMTGMRWREAGAVGVLMNTRGLMELIVLNLGLDLGVISPTLFTMMVLMALVTTFMTTPLLRWFYPTEELALDRVTFESPPAQGTVAPYSMLMCISHQQAGPGMASLAKALSAGGEASQFHALHLVHPERVSLRGTETDALAPEVEPEGDGVLAPLLGRAGKLGLSVRPLSFVSTEPAQDICRTAQAKRADLVLLGWHKPLFSQTVLGGTVHEVMTAASGTVAVLVDRGFTDVKRVLVPFIGSRHDRAALKLAHRLMKHAGAEVTVLHVTSREGNNARAQVEELFPSTEGPGVRLKVVRSETPEDAALEEVRQGDYDLVVVGMGAQWGLEDRLFGLHRERIVRDAPGSLLVVHEPEPVVEAATEPVPESEPVAPAVATRS, from the coding sequence CTGGCTGGGGCAGCCGTTGGTCATCGCGGAGGTGGTGGCGGGCATCGTGCTCGGCCCGTCTCTGCTGGGATGGCTGGCGCCGGACCTGATGAACACGCTGTTCCCCCCCAGCTCGATGCCCGCGCTGACGATGCTCAGCCAGGTGGGGCTGGTGCTGTTCATGTTCCTCATCGGGTTGGAGCTGGACCCGCGGCTGTTGAAGGGGCGGGGCCATGCGTCGGTGGCCATCAGCCACACGAGCATCGTGGTGCCCTTCGCGCTGGGCGCGGCGGCGGCGGCGCTCTGGCTCTACAAGGACCTGTCGGACCCGAGCGTGCCCTTCTCCTCGTTCGTGCTCTTCATGGGCGTGTCGATGAGCATCACAGCGTTCCCGGTGCTCGCGCGCATCCTCACGGAGCGGGGGCTGTTGCAGTCGCGCGTGGGCGCCATCGCGATTACGTGCGCGGCGGTGGATGACGTCACGGCGTGGTGTCTGCTCGCCTTCGTGGTGTCCATCGTCCGGGCCTCGGACCTGATGCACGCGGGGCTCACCACGCTGCTGGCCATGGGCTACATCGCCTTCATGCTGCTGGCGGTGCGGCCGTTCCTCGCGCGGCTGGGCGCGCGCGTGGCGAGCCGGGAGGGCCTGACGCAGAACGTGGTGGCCGGCACGCTGCTGCTCCTGCTCGCGTCCGCGTGGGCGACGGAGCTCATCGGCATCCACGCCCTCTTCGGGGCCTTCCTCTTCGGCGCCGTCATCCCCAAGGAGGGCGGGCTGGCGGAGGCGCTGGCGGAGAAGCTGGAGGACGTGGCGGTGGTGCTGCTGTTGCCCGTCTTCTTCGCCTTCAGCGGCCTGCGCACGCAGATTGGCCTGCTCAACACGCCCGAGGCGTGGCTGACGTGCGGAGTCATCATCCTGCTGGCCTGCGTGGGCAAGTTCGGCGGCAGCGCGGTGGCGGCGCGGATGACGGGCATGCGCTGGCGCGAGGCGGGCGCCGTCGGCGTCCTGATGAACACGCGCGGGTTGATGGAGCTCATCGTCCTCAACCTGGGCCTGGACCTGGGCGTCATCTCGCCCACGCTCTTCACGATGATGGTGTTGATGGCGCTGGTGACCACGTTCATGACCACGCCGCTCTTGCGGTGGTTCTATCCCACCGAGGAGCTGGCGCTGGACCGGGTGACGTTCGAGTCCCCGCCCGCGCAGGGCACGGTGGCGCCCTACTCGATGCTGATGTGCATCTCCCACCAGCAGGCGGGGCCGGGCATGGCCAGCCTGGCCAAGGCGCTGTCCGCGGGAGGCGAGGCCTCGCAGTTCCACGCCCTGCACCTGGTGCATCCGGAGCGCGTCTCGCTGCGCGGCACGGAGACGGACGCCCTCGCCCCGGAGGTGGAGCCGGAGGGGGACGGAGTGCTCGCGCCGCTGCTGGGCCGGGCCGGGAAGCTGGGGTTGTCGGTGCGGCCCCTGTCCTTCGTGTCGACGGAGCCCGCGCAGGACATCTGCCGCACGGCGCAGGCGAAGCGCGCGGACCTGGTGCTGCTGGGCTGGCACAAGCCCTTGTTCAGCCAGACGGTGCTCGGCGGCACGGTGCACGAGGTGATGACCGCCGCGTCCGGCACCGTGGCGGTGCTGGTGGACCGGGGCTTCACGGACGTGAAGCGCGTGCTGGTGCCCTTCATCGGCAGCCGGCATGACCGGGCGGCGCTGAAGCTGGCGCACCGGCTCATGAAGCACGCGGGCGCGGAGGTCACCGTGCTGCACGTGACGTCGCGCGAGGGCAACAACGCGCGGGCGCAGGTGGAGGAGCTGTTCCCCTCGACGGAAGGGCCGGGCGTGCGGCTGAAGGTCGTGCGCAGCGAGACGCCCGAGGACGCCGCGCTCGAGGAGGTCCGTCAGGGCGACTACGACCTGGTGGTGGTGGGCATGGGCGCGCAGTGGGGCCTGGAGGACCGGCTGTTCGGCCTCCACCGCGAGCGCATCGTCCGCGACGCGCCGGGCTCGCTGCTGGTGGTGCATGAGCCCGAGCCGGTCGTGGAGGCCGCGACCGAGCCCGTGCCCGAGTCCGAGCCGGTGGCTCCGGCGGTGGCGACGAGGAGCTGA
- a CDS encoding helix-turn-helix domain-containing protein encodes MHLGATLRLLRVDAGLSLRDLARRIGVSSAYLSRVENGVDAPPTVERLTAIARELDVPPALLMDVANRVSPYVAEYLEDVPGSGTLFLELARRRLTGAQLARVRDFLDAEFPVRGGAHGDAPVPALAPLLAPERVMLQVSCGGWEDVVDVVAGRLAAALPGVDAARLVEGLSQLDGLSSCSVGGGVAVPHVFLPGVPSVVALVTLAKGLRVDTPDGRPLRLVVAAVDGERGRARLIRMAHVARLAARGLAERLDEARQPAQVLAALEELEALR; translated from the coding sequence ATGCACCTGGGGGCCACACTGCGGCTGTTGCGCGTGGATGCGGGGCTGTCCCTAAGGGACCTGGCCCGCCGCATCGGCGTGTCGAGCGCGTACCTGAGCCGGGTGGAGAACGGCGTGGACGCGCCGCCCACGGTGGAGCGGCTGACGGCCATCGCCCGCGAGCTGGACGTGCCGCCCGCGCTGCTGATGGACGTGGCGAACCGGGTGAGCCCCTATGTCGCCGAGTACCTGGAGGACGTGCCGGGCTCCGGCACCCTCTTCCTGGAGCTGGCGCGCCGCCGGCTGACGGGCGCGCAGCTGGCCCGCGTGCGCGACTTCCTGGACGCGGAGTTCCCGGTGCGGGGCGGCGCCCACGGGGACGCGCCGGTGCCGGCGCTCGCGCCGCTGCTGGCGCCGGAGCGGGTGATGCTCCAGGTCTCCTGTGGCGGCTGGGAGGACGTGGTGGATGTCGTGGCGGGCCGGCTGGCGGCGGCCCTGCCGGGCGTGGACGCCGCGCGGCTGGTGGAGGGCTTGAGCCAGCTCGACGGCCTCTCCTCGTGCTCCGTGGGCGGCGGGGTGGCGGTGCCCCACGTCTTCCTGCCCGGCGTGCCGTCGGTGGTGGCGCTGGTGACGCTGGCGAAGGGCCTGCGGGTGGACACGCCCGACGGCCGTCCCTTGCGCCTGGTGGTGGCGGCGGTGGACGGCGAGCGAGGCCGCGCGAGGCTCATCCGCATGGCCCACGTGGCGCGGCTGGCGGCGCGAGGGCTGGCGGAGCGCCTGGACGAGGCCCGGCAGCCCGCGCAGGTGCTGGCGGCGCTGGAGGAGCTGGAAGCGCTGCGCTGA
- a CDS encoding GNAT family N-acetyltransferase, translated as MTDAELNDRLRANVIAFKHLQRERGLLRHWSAPGLDAFCLPEHPTESHFQQAYFASPQALDRGLPALEAYFRSQGIPAWSVNVLPGDTEGGRILGAAGYRPESRIPAMGLALADLPEDPPTFPLVHTPLQDEMVALNTRVWGKWEDILTVWQRPPLLPVHTLVAREAGVPLACGFALDVGDTAGVYMVVTAPEARGRGLASEVMRGLLSGARERGLQASVLQATEQGRSVYRKLGYRELGDWVGWLQRAN; from the coding sequence ATGACCGATGCCGAACTGAACGACCGGCTGCGCGCCAACGTCATCGCCTTCAAGCACCTCCAGCGGGAGCGCGGCCTGCTGCGCCACTGGAGCGCCCCCGGTCTGGACGCCTTCTGTCTCCCCGAGCACCCCACCGAGTCCCACTTCCAGCAGGCCTACTTCGCCTCGCCCCAGGCGCTGGACCGGGGCCTGCCCGCGCTGGAGGCGTACTTCCGGAGCCAGGGCATCCCCGCCTGGAGCGTGAACGTCCTGCCCGGGGACACCGAGGGAGGCCGCATCCTGGGCGCCGCCGGCTACCGCCCGGAGAGCCGCATCCCGGCCATGGGCCTGGCCCTGGCGGACCTCCCCGAGGACCCGCCCACCTTCCCCCTGGTGCACACGCCCCTCCAGGACGAGATGGTGGCGCTCAACACCCGCGTCTGGGGGAAGTGGGAGGACATCCTCACCGTCTGGCAGCGGCCGCCCCTCCTGCCCGTGCACACGCTGGTGGCGCGCGAGGCGGGCGTGCCCCTGGCGTGTGGCTTCGCGCTGGACGTGGGCGACACCGCGGGCGTGTACATGGTCGTCACCGCGCCGGAGGCCCGGGGCCGGGGGCTGGCCTCGGAGGTGATGCGCGGGCTGCTCTCCGGCGCCCGGGAGCGTGGGCTCCAGGCCTCCGTGCTCCAGGCCACCGAGCAGGGCCGGAGCGTGTACCGCAAGCTGGGCTACCGCGAGCTGGGTGACTGGGTGGGCTGGCTCCAGCGCGCGAACTGA